A part of Leptospira wolffii serovar Khorat str. Khorat-H2 genomic DNA contains:
- the dinB gene encoding DNA polymerase IV codes for MVRKILHIDMDAFYASVEQRDNPNYRGKPIIVGGPPDSRGVVCAASYEARKFGVRSAIPCSQAARLCPSAIFVTPRFEAYRKVSSQIRNIFLEYTDLVEMLSLDEAYLDVTENKKNIPYASVVAKEIRERIFSETELTASAGVSVNKFLAKIATDMNKPNGMTVVRPEDMDRFLGTLDVGVFPGIGKVTLKKMNGLGIYKGIDLKNQTLEFLDKHFGKSGRWFYFVCRGQDDRPVEPYRERKSLGAESTFSSDLERTEDLYRELADIAEELERRLLKSSFPGKTVTLKVKFSDFTQKTRSITLDYSFLDKNELYRIGSKLLEEFLLGGRSVFPIRLLGLSLSHPETSGKKTAVKVELEEDLFPSLF; via the coding sequence ATGGTCCGAAAGATTTTGCATATCGATATGGACGCTTTTTATGCTTCTGTGGAGCAACGGGACAATCCCAATTATCGAGGCAAACCCATCATAGTAGGAGGACCTCCCGATTCCAGGGGAGTAGTATGTGCCGCTAGTTACGAGGCTCGTAAGTTCGGAGTGAGGTCGGCGATTCCTTGTTCTCAGGCGGCTCGTCTATGTCCTTCCGCGATCTTCGTCACCCCTAGGTTCGAGGCGTATCGCAAAGTATCCTCTCAGATCCGGAATATCTTTTTGGAATACACGGATCTAGTCGAGATGCTTTCACTGGACGAGGCCTATTTGGACGTTACCGAAAACAAGAAGAATATTCCTTACGCGAGCGTCGTCGCAAAAGAAATCCGAGAGAGGATATTTTCCGAAACGGAGCTTACCGCCTCCGCGGGAGTCTCGGTAAACAAATTCCTTGCTAAGATCGCTACGGACATGAACAAACCGAACGGTATGACCGTGGTTCGACCGGAAGATATGGATCGTTTTCTGGGCACTTTGGACGTGGGCGTTTTTCCGGGGATCGGTAAAGTTACATTAAAAAAAATGAATGGGCTCGGGATCTATAAAGGTATCGATTTAAAAAACCAAACTCTGGAATTTTTGGATAAGCATTTCGGTAAATCGGGTCGCTGGTTTTATTTCGTGTGTAGAGGGCAGGACGATAGACCTGTGGAGCCTTATCGGGAAAGAAAATCCTTAGGTGCAGAGTCCACATTCTCCTCCGATCTGGAGCGTACGGAAGACTTGTATAGGGAGCTCGCGGATATCGCCGAGGAATTGGAAAGGAGACTTCTCAAGAGCTCCTTTCCTGGAAAGACGGTCACTCTTAAGGTGAAATTCTCCGATTTTACCCAGAAGACGCGCAGTATTACGTTGGATTATTCCTTTTTAGATAAGAATGAACTCTACCGCATCGGTTCCAAATTATTGGAGGAGTTCCTACTTGGCGGTCGTTCCGTTTTTCCGATTCGATTATTGGGTCTA